The following proteins come from a genomic window of Dreissena polymorpha isolate Duluth1 chromosome 1, UMN_Dpol_1.0, whole genome shotgun sequence:
- the LOC127864764 gene encoding uncharacterized protein LOC127864764 — protein sequence MIQFVKEGQKAPKKLQPTSSVLDESDQWEMSVDLKQKLVFPNIFQTTLRPDIVLWSTKDKCLIMVELTVPWESRCEEAFQRKKAKYTYLQEQCRGKGWGVWLYPVEIGTRGFPAQSLWRMFSALGIKGADRKTAMGKLSLAAERASSWLWMKRQERSWKPTTNK from the coding sequence ATGATTCAGTTCGTGAAGGAAGGACAAAAGGCGCCTAAAAAACTGCAGCCTACCAGTTCTGTATTAGATGAATCTGATCAGTGGGAAATGTCTGTTGACCTGAAGCAAAAGCTAGTGTTCCCAAACATTTTCCAGACAACATTAAGGCCTGACATTGTGTTGTGGTCCACTAAAGATAAGTGTCTGATCATGGTTGAACTGACAGTCCCTTGGGAATCTCGTTGTGAAGAGGCCTTCCAACGGAAAAAGGCCAAGTATACATACCTACAAGAACAATGCAGAGGGAAGGGATGGGGAGTGTGGCTCTACCCTGTGGAAATCGGCACTAGAGGATTCCCAGCACAGTCGCTGTGGAGAATGTTCAGTGCCTTGGGCATCAAAGGAGCAGACAGGAAGACAGCAATGGGCAAACTGAGCCTAGCAGCAGAAAGGGCATCCAGTTGGTTGTGGATGAAGAGACAGGAGAGGAGCTGGAAGCCTACCACCAACAagtag